In Methanofollis sp., one genomic interval encodes:
- a CDS encoding RtcB family protein, producing MLEGIKKISEVEWEVPVGYVPGMRVPGRFFLSEDLSETLEAGAVQQLANVATLPGVVRYSLAMPDIHSGYGFPIGGVAAFEEDTGVVSPGGVGYDINCGVRLITTPLTVADITNPRALIEELFRTVPTGVGAESTMRLSEADLDDLMADGVEWAIDHGFGMTADIEHCEEQGRMKQANPAAVSKKARQRGRPQSGTLGSGNHFLEVQAVDAVFDPEAAKAFGLEAGQICCMIHCGSRGLGHQVCTDHLRVLESATRKYGIEIPDRQLACAPVHSPEGEAYFGAMAAAANYAWVNRQVITHQVRTVFARLFGIAYEEMPLVYDVAHNVAKMEEHAAYGKRRTLCVHRKGATRAFGPGLHDVPQVYRAVGQPVIIPGSMGSSSYVLHGTATAMERTFGSTCHGAGRVMSRTKAKHATPGREVREQLLKQGIIVRATSDASIAEEAPDAYKESDKVVDVVRRAGLSLPVVRLHPIGVIKG from the coding sequence ATGCTTGAAGGGATCAAGAAGATCAGCGAGGTCGAATGGGAGGTGCCGGTCGGTTATGTCCCGGGGATGCGGGTACCCGGCCGGTTCTTCCTCTCCGAAGACCTCTCGGAGACGCTGGAAGCGGGGGCGGTCCAGCAGCTCGCCAATGTCGCCACGCTCCCGGGCGTCGTCAGATATTCCCTTGCCATGCCCGACATCCACTCGGGTTACGGCTTTCCCATCGGGGGTGTCGCGGCCTTTGAAGAAGATACGGGCGTCGTCTCGCCGGGCGGGGTCGGTTATGATATCAACTGCGGCGTCCGCCTGATCACGACGCCTCTCACCGTCGCCGACATCACAAACCCGCGGGCCCTGATCGAAGAACTCTTCAGGACGGTGCCGACAGGCGTCGGTGCCGAGAGCACGATGCGCCTCTCCGAGGCCGATCTCGACGACCTGATGGCCGACGGGGTGGAGTGGGCGATAGACCACGGTTTCGGCATGACCGCCGATATCGAGCACTGCGAGGAGCAGGGGAGGATGAAGCAGGCGAACCCGGCCGCGGTGAGCAAGAAGGCCCGGCAGAGGGGCAGGCCGCAGTCCGGCACCCTCGGGTCGGGCAACCACTTCCTGGAAGTGCAGGCGGTGGACGCGGTCTTCGACCCTGAGGCGGCAAAGGCCTTCGGCCTTGAAGCAGGCCAGATCTGCTGCATGATCCACTGCGGGTCCCGCGGCCTCGGCCACCAGGTCTGCACAGACCACCTGCGGGTCCTCGAGTCGGCGACCCGGAAGTACGGCATCGAGATCCCGGACCGGCAACTCGCCTGCGCCCCTGTCCACTCCCCTGAAGGGGAAGCGTACTTCGGGGCGATGGCCGCGGCGGCGAACTATGCCTGGGTGAACAGGCAGGTGATCACCCACCAGGTACGCACGGTCTTCGCCCGCCTCTTCGGGATCGCCTACGAGGAGATGCCCCTCGTCTACGACGTCGCCCACAATGTCGCCAAGATGGAGGAGCACGCCGCCTATGGGAAGAGGCGGACGCTCTGCGTCCACAGGAAGGGCGCCACCCGCGCCTTCGGCCCCGGTCTCCACGACGTGCCGCAGGTCTACCGCGCGGTCGGTCAGCCGGTGATCATCCCGGGCAGCATGGGCAGTTCCTCCTATGTCCTCCACGGCACGGCGACGGCGATGGAGAGGACCTTCGGGAGCACCTGCCACGGTGCCGGCCGGGTCATGAGCCGCACAAAGGCCAAACACGCCACACCCGGCCGGGAGGTCAGGGAACAACTCCTGAAACAGGGGATCATCGTCAGGGCGACGAGCGACGCCTCGATCGCCGAGGAAGCCCCGGACGCGTACAAGGAGAGCGACAAGGTCGTCGACGTCGTCCGCCGGGCAGGGCTCTCCCTGCCTGTGGTCAGGCTCCACCCGATCGGGGTGATCAAGGGGTGA
- a CDS encoding archease, with protein MSFEELPHQADVRVRVRAEDCNALFAEAARAMFSIMYVTCDEGEIERSISVASDDVLSLMIDFLSELLFVSEVDRVVFSSFDVSITGTSLTATARGEPFTREKHLGGMEIKGVSYSGLKIFRDGEEFCSEILFDV; from the coding sequence ATGTCGTTCGAGGAACTTCCCCATCAGGCAGATGTGCGGGTGCGGGTGCGGGCAGAGGACTGCAACGCCCTCTTTGCCGAGGCCGCCAGGGCAATGTTCTCCATCATGTACGTCACCTGCGACGAGGGAGAGATCGAGCGAAGCATTTCGGTCGCGTCCGACGACGTCCTGTCCCTGATGATCGATTTTCTCTCCGAACTCCTCTTCGTCTCGGAAGTGGACAGGGTCGTCTTCTCCTCCTTCGACGTCTCCATAACAGGCACGAGCCTTACGGCAACGGCCAGGGGAGAACCTTTCACCCGGGAGAAACATCTCGGCGGTATGGAGATCAAGGGGGTATCCTATTCGGGGCTGAAGATCTTCAGGGACGGGGAAGAGTTTTGTAGCGAGATACTCTTTGATGTGTGA